The following are encoded together in the Bradyrhizobium genosp. L genome:
- the bufB gene encoding MNIO family bufferin maturase — translation MNVASHPHTLAPGDMVANRARPPFLGFGLGLRAQHYDEILSGTPPIDWFEVISENYMLPGGQPLRILDKICERYPVVMHGVSLSIASTAPPNFDYLQGLKDLAKRVHPKWISDHLCWTGVHGKNLHDLLPIPYTEEALDHVVSRVQLVQDFLGRAIVLENVSTYVQFNNSEMTEWEFLSELSRRSGCWLLFDINNVYVSAFNHGYDPLVFLNGIPADRVMQFHMAGHSHMGTHIIDTHDHPVCEDVWDLYIAALKRFGRVSTMIERDDNIPPLEELLVEVNRTREIAAQVLPEGAAAT, via the coding sequence ATGAACGTTGCAAGTCATCCGCACACGCTGGCACCGGGCGACATGGTCGCGAACCGGGCACGGCCGCCGTTCCTCGGTTTCGGCCTCGGCCTGCGCGCGCAACACTACGACGAGATTCTCAGCGGCACTCCGCCGATCGACTGGTTCGAGGTGATCAGCGAGAATTACATGCTGCCGGGCGGCCAGCCGCTGCGCATCCTCGATAAGATCTGCGAACGCTATCCCGTGGTGATGCACGGCGTTTCGCTGTCAATCGCTTCGACCGCGCCGCCGAATTTCGACTATCTGCAGGGCCTAAAGGATCTGGCGAAGCGCGTGCACCCGAAATGGATCTCGGACCATCTGTGCTGGACCGGTGTGCACGGCAAGAACCTGCACGACCTCCTGCCGATCCCCTACACCGAGGAAGCGCTCGACCATGTCGTCAGCCGGGTGCAGCTGGTGCAGGATTTCCTCGGCCGCGCCATCGTGCTCGAGAACGTCTCGACCTATGTGCAGTTCAACAATTCAGAGATGACGGAGTGGGAATTCCTCTCCGAGCTGTCGCGCCGCTCCGGCTGCTGGCTGCTGTTCGACATCAACAATGTCTATGTCAGCGCCTTCAACCATGGCTATGATCCGCTGGTTTTCCTCAACGGCATTCCCGCCGATCGGGTGATGCAGTTTCACATGGCCGGACACAGCCATATGGGGACGCACATCATTGACACCCACGACCATCCGGTGTGCGAGGATGTCTGGGACCTCTACATCGCGGCGCTGAAGCGGTTCGGCCGGGTCTCGACCATGATCGAGCGCGACGACAACATCCCGCCACTCGAGGAATTGCTGGTGGAGGTGAACCGGACCCGCGAGATCGCCGCCCAGGTCTTGCCCGAGGGCGCAGCGGCGACATGA
- a CDS encoding HvfC/BufC N-terminal domain-containing protein, which produces MSDFARQQSEFQRGILTGDDGILAEILDSPRENRTTLFGVYRHAYGSRLVEAMRNDHELLHAYLGDEMFDEMSYAYVKARPSEHPNLRWFSQGLPDFLRGNEPYSHHPVLGDLAALEKALNDAFDATEGEVLPLEAMAGFAPERWNDLVFTPHPSATRVDLSTNAAAIWMALKNDETPPDAEALGEPSRLLIWRQDTTPMFRELPAEEAMMWDEAANGIPFGVLCEMLATYDDPDGAAARGATYLHGWITAGLLTTASVGD; this is translated from the coding sequence ATGAGCGACTTCGCGCGGCAGCAGAGCGAATTCCAGCGCGGCATCCTGACCGGCGACGACGGCATTTTGGCCGAGATCCTCGACAGCCCGCGGGAGAACCGCACCACGTTGTTCGGTGTCTACCGCCACGCCTACGGCTCGCGGCTGGTCGAGGCGATGCGCAACGACCACGAGCTGCTGCACGCCTATCTCGGCGACGAGATGTTCGACGAGATGAGTTATGCCTATGTCAAGGCGCGGCCGTCGGAGCATCCGAACCTGCGCTGGTTCTCGCAGGGACTGCCGGATTTCCTGCGCGGCAATGAGCCGTATAGCCATCATCCCGTGCTGGGCGACCTCGCGGCGCTGGAGAAGGCGCTGAACGACGCTTTCGACGCGACCGAGGGCGAGGTGTTGCCGCTGGAAGCGATGGCCGGCTTCGCGCCCGAGCGGTGGAACGACCTCGTGTTCACGCCGCATCCGAGCGCTACGAGGGTCGATCTGTCGACCAATGCCGCCGCAATCTGGATGGCGTTGAAGAACGACGAGACGCCGCCCGACGCGGAAGCGCTCGGCGAGCCGTCGCGTCTCCTGATCTGGCGCCAGGACACCACGCCGATGTTCCGCGAACTGCCGGCCGAGGAAGCCATGATGTGGGATGAAGCCGCCAACGGCATTCCGTTCGGCGTGCTCTGCGAGATGCTCGCGACCTATGACGATCCCGACGGCGCCGCCGCACGCGGCGCGACCTATCTGCACGGCTGGATCACGGCCGGGCTGCTGACGACGGCATCCGTCGGCGACTAG